In one Saccharibacillus brassicae genomic region, the following are encoded:
- a CDS encoding nitroreductase family protein, which translates to MNVSEAIRTRRSVGAVKNDEVPRQQIEQILEAGTWAPTHRRTEPWRFFVMQGEGRSKLAAALADTEAAEKGIDPSPEQREELLASALKKVSRSPVVIAVGCEPVDSPKVIPLEETLSVASAIQNMLLEAHALGLGAVWRSGSSCYHPLMAERFGLGPNGQMLGFLYVGYPDREPGEGKREPFESKTVWIDAAES; encoded by the coding sequence ATGAACGTATCAGAAGCGATCCGCACCCGGCGCAGCGTCGGAGCGGTCAAGAACGACGAAGTACCGCGTCAGCAGATTGAACAAATCTTGGAAGCGGGCACGTGGGCACCTACGCACCGCAGAACGGAACCGTGGCGTTTCTTCGTCATGCAGGGCGAAGGCCGCTCCAAGCTGGCTGCCGCTCTGGCCGATACCGAAGCCGCCGAGAAAGGCATAGATCCGTCGCCGGAGCAGCGCGAAGAACTGCTGGCTTCCGCGCTGAAGAAAGTGTCGCGCTCGCCGGTCGTGATCGCGGTCGGCTGCGAGCCGGTCGATTCGCCGAAGGTCATTCCGCTGGAAGAGACGCTGTCGGTCGCTTCGGCGATTCAGAATATGCTGCTCGAAGCGCACGCGCTCGGCCTGGGCGCGGTCTGGAGAAGCGGAAGCTCCTGTTACCATCCGCTGATGGCGGAACGGTTCGGGCTCGGCCCGAACGGCCAAATGCTCGGCTTCCTGTACGTCGGCTATCCCGACCGCGAACCGGGCGAAGGCAAACGCGAACCGTTCGAGTCGAAAACGGTCTGGATCGACGCCGCGGAAAGCTGA
- a CDS encoding acyl-[acyl-carrier-protein] thioesterase, producing the protein MRDVWTEPLAASVTESDFAGRIRLSALLGVMQNAADRHLEDTGVSVGRMLEHGMAWILMTTRLDLLAVPKLGDVLTLETWNCGASGVLWVRDYRLLNGTGEEIARASTAWTLVDLAKRRILRPSAYPFPLEVSSRPSLAGAPGKVKLPGSEEASWSEDVPYTVPYSAVDCYGHLNNARYADLCADLLTPDELRERDIRSIHIAYSREAALGDRLSLRRAERGDEVFVSGRSAGGQRTFDAILGLAARSMPEQSPSPGSELSKQDERSEER; encoded by the coding sequence ATGCGCGACGTATGGACGGAACCGTTGGCGGCGTCGGTGACGGAATCGGATTTTGCCGGCAGAATCCGCCTGTCCGCTCTGCTCGGCGTTATGCAGAACGCGGCGGACCGGCATCTGGAAGACACCGGCGTGTCGGTTGGCCGCATGCTGGAGCACGGTATGGCCTGGATTCTTATGACGACGCGGCTCGACCTGCTCGCCGTGCCGAAGCTCGGAGACGTCTTGACGCTTGAGACGTGGAACTGCGGAGCGTCGGGCGTACTGTGGGTGCGGGATTACCGGCTGCTGAACGGAACCGGCGAAGAAATCGCCCGGGCTTCGACCGCCTGGACGCTGGTCGATCTCGCCAAACGGCGCATTTTGCGTCCTTCGGCGTATCCGTTCCCGCTTGAGGTCAGCAGCCGGCCTTCGCTTGCCGGCGCGCCGGGCAAGGTGAAGCTGCCCGGCAGCGAAGAAGCGTCCTGGAGCGAAGACGTGCCGTATACGGTGCCCTACAGCGCCGTGGACTGCTACGGGCATCTGAACAATGCCCGTTATGCCGATCTGTGCGCCGACCTGCTGACGCCGGATGAACTGCGCGAGCGCGATATTCGTTCGATTCATATCGCGTACAGCCGCGAAGCGGCGCTTGGCGACCGCCTGTCGCTGCGGCGGGCCGAGCGCGGAGACGAAGTGTTCGTCTCCGGCCGGTCGGCAGGCGGGCAGCGCACGTTCGACGCCATTCTCGGCCTGGCCGCAAGGTCTATGCCGGAACAGAGCCCGAGCCCGGGCAGCGAACTATCGAAGCAAGACGAGAGGAGCGAAGAACGATGA
- a CDS encoding aldo/keto reductase, which yields MKRNTLGMSDLSVSEIGFGCMSIGTEENAASLLLHEALDLGINLLDTADLYDSGRNEELVGKAIKGRRSEVVLATKVGNRRVPGQEGLAWDASKAYILSAVKDSLRRLGTDYIDLYQLHGGTLDDPIDDTIEAFEQLKREGVIRYYGISSIRPNVIREYVSRSNIVSVMSQYSILDRRPEEDVLPLLRSKGISVLARGPVASGMLADSGDGKLSKGYLGYGEEELRRFRAGLRSAVDRPLAEAALRYPLADAAVGCVIAGASTPEQLRANVAAIAQAPLSAQELAGIRSAVPANVYAQHR from the coding sequence ATGAAGCGTAACACATTGGGCATGTCCGATCTGAGCGTCAGCGAGATCGGCTTCGGCTGCATGTCGATCGGCACGGAAGAGAACGCGGCTTCCCTGCTGCTGCACGAAGCGCTCGATCTCGGTATTAATCTGCTCGACACGGCGGATCTCTATGACTCCGGCCGTAACGAAGAACTCGTCGGCAAAGCGATCAAAGGCCGCCGCAGCGAAGTCGTGCTGGCGACCAAAGTCGGCAATCGCCGGGTACCCGGTCAGGAAGGTCTGGCCTGGGACGCTTCCAAAGCGTATATCCTGTCCGCCGTCAAAGACAGCCTGCGGCGGCTCGGTACCGATTATATCGACTTGTACCAGCTGCACGGCGGGACGCTCGACGATCCGATCGACGACACGATCGAAGCGTTCGAGCAGTTGAAGCGCGAAGGGGTCATCCGGTATTACGGCATTTCGTCGATCCGTCCGAACGTTATTCGCGAATACGTCTCGCGTTCGAACATCGTCAGCGTTATGAGCCAGTACAGCATCCTCGACCGGCGTCCGGAAGAAGACGTGCTGCCGCTGCTGCGCTCCAAAGGCATCAGCGTGCTGGCGCGCGGCCCGGTCGCAAGCGGCATGCTGGCCGACAGCGGCGACGGCAAGCTGTCCAAAGGCTATCTCGGCTACGGCGAAGAAGAACTGCGCCGTTTCCGCGCAGGGCTGCGCTCGGCGGTCGACCGGCCGCTGGCCGAGGCGGCGCTGCGCTATCCGCTGGCGGACGCGGCGGTCGGCTGCGTCATCGCCGGAGCGAGCACGCCGGAGCAGCTGCGCGCGAACGTCGCGGCGATCGCGCAGGCGCCGCTGAGCGCGCAGGAGCTGGCGGGCATTCGTTCGGCCGTGCCGGCGAACGTCTACGCGCAGCACCGCTAA
- a CDS encoding hemolysin family protein: MGVTIAVNLLMVALLIAATAYFVITEFAIIRVRSSRIDQLIMEGNKRAVNAKKVITNLDGSLSACQLGITITALGLGSLGEPTMELLLHPVFEAVPAIPEAVASLSSYVLAFAIITYLHVVVGELFPKTVAIQKSEAVTLAVSGSLLMFYKIMYPFIWLLNGSANQIGRWIGMQPASEHGEAFSEEELRLILNESYEGGKINQSEYGYVSRIFAFDEMLATEIMVPRTDMACLYLDKSREENRRIILQEQYTRFPVADASKDHIVGMINTKKYFLALEENPNIDVSSLVQPVMSVSESMAVKDLLKKMQKENTHLAILVDEYGGTSGMVTIEDILEEIVGDIRDEFDAAEEAELVQASDDHLIVDGKVFIHRINEILMTDLDDEELNTIGGWLYGQRPDLTVGQKWQHENLEFTVLRRGPRRYRKLDIVRHPVVPDENIERSALDEQV, encoded by the coding sequence ATGGGAGTCACGATAGCCGTTAATTTGTTGATGGTCGCGCTGCTGATCGCCGCCACCGCTTACTTTGTCATTACGGAATTTGCCATTATCCGGGTCAGAAGCAGCCGCATCGACCAGTTGATCATGGAAGGCAACAAACGGGCGGTCAACGCCAAGAAGGTCATTACGAATCTCGACGGCTCGCTGTCCGCCTGCCAGCTCGGCATTACGATTACCGCCCTCGGACTCGGCTCGCTCGGCGAACCGACGATGGAACTGCTGCTGCATCCGGTGTTCGAAGCCGTGCCGGCCATACCGGAAGCGGTCGCTTCGCTGTCGTCGTACGTGCTCGCTTTTGCGATCATTACGTATTTGCATGTCGTCGTCGGCGAACTGTTCCCGAAGACGGTCGCGATTCAAAAATCGGAAGCGGTCACGCTCGCCGTCTCGGGTTCGCTGTTGATGTTCTACAAGATCATGTACCCGTTCATCTGGCTGCTTAACGGCTCCGCCAACCAGATCGGCCGCTGGATCGGCATGCAGCCCGCCAGCGAGCACGGCGAAGCTTTTTCTGAAGAAGAACTGCGCCTGATTCTGAACGAGAGCTACGAAGGCGGCAAAATCAACCAAAGCGAATACGGGTATGTGAGCCGCATTTTCGCTTTCGACGAAATGCTCGCGACCGAGATTATGGTGCCGCGTACCGATATGGCCTGCCTGTATCTGGACAAGTCGCGCGAAGAGAACCGCCGGATCATTTTGCAGGAACAATACACGCGCTTTCCGGTCGCCGATGCAAGCAAAGACCATATCGTCGGCATGATCAACACCAAAAAGTATTTTCTCGCGCTTGAAGAAAATCCGAATATCGACGTGTCGTCGCTCGTCCAGCCGGTCATGTCCGTGTCCGAAAGCATGGCGGTCAAAGACCTGCTCAAAAAGATGCAAAAAGAAAACACGCATCTGGCCATTCTCGTCGACGAATACGGCGGGACGTCCGGCATGGTGACGATCGAAGATATTCTGGAAGAGATCGTCGGCGATATTCGCGACGAATTCGACGCGGCCGAAGAAGCGGAACTGGTCCAGGCGTCGGACGATCATCTGATCGTGGACGGCAAAGTGTTCATTCACCGCATCAACGAGATTCTGATGACCGATCTCGACGACGAGGAGCTGAACACGATCGGCGGCTGGCTGTACGGCCAGCGCCCGGATCTGACGGTCGGCCAGAAATGGCAGCACGAGAATCTGGAATTCACTGTGCTGCGCCGCGGCCCGCGCCGCTACCGCAAGCTGGATATCGTGCGCCATCCCGTCGTGCCGGACGAAAATATCGAACGCAGCGCGCTGGACGAACAGGTGTAA